A genomic window from Candidatus Bathyarchaeota archaeon includes:
- a CDS encoding cation-transporting P-type ATPase produces the protein MEKADSMPLQEIFEELGSSPNGLTSEEAQNRIKTHGFNRLSEKKQASIFYKFIIHAKDLFGMLLLFASLLAFISGNSELGIVILGVVLLNIFFSMFQEARAEKAIQTLKRWIPEYTKVLRDGELTKVLVKEIVPGDIIILEEGDRVPADARLIEVFDLWTNNVPLTGESEPQPRSVEPSETRETAYIHSTNLVFMSTSVAKGQGKAVVITTGMNTQFGKIASLTQEVREEASPLHREIERMAKIDLVFALIVAVIFFLVSLLWLKVDFATSILFMIGIMICFVPEGLQVTVSSALAINVLKMVKENVLVKRLSAVQTLGSVTVICTDKTGTITKGEMTVKKLWINNQIVEVSGIGYKPIGYFTINGKRLKKSEVETTQQLLKISALCNGAKIDPPSDTNKSWNIIGDPTDGALMVAALKFDLNIKELLIEKPIINIIPFDFARKKMTTIHKVDDEVYVYTKGAPRNILSICNKIDMNGKTVNLTSENLCLVEKKLQQFAQEGLRVIAVAYKNISSNNYSKNMNVEKDMVFVGLAAMMDPPRLEVRDAVIKAKQAGIKTVIITGDYGPTAKFIAQEVGILTRDASTIIRGVDLDNLDDQAINDTVKTGNVIFARVSPEQKLRVVKVLKKNGEVVAVTGDGANDAPSLKEADVGISMGVSGTDVAREASDIVLLDDSFESIVKAVESGRVIYENIRKFIVYVFSHNWAEFIPYLLYATIGIPLPLLVVQILAIDLGIDVIPSLALSREPAELGIMEEPPRSIKERLFTAKVIARSIYIGIVIAIVAMYGCLSVWSSGGWSLGMPLASDDPIYIKGTTMVFAAIVVGQVGNVLTCRTNKQSIFKTSIKTNMWILLGIITQLSILSVLIYAPPLQSIFGTTALNIMDWAYLAMVPIAVIVAEEIRKFFSRRLSKKEINPMHDH, from the coding sequence TTGGAAAAAGCTGATTCTATGCCTCTTCAAGAGATTTTTGAAGAACTTGGCTCTTCTCCGAATGGATTAACCAGTGAAGAAGCTCAAAATCGCATTAAAACTCATGGCTTCAACAGGTTATCTGAGAAGAAACAGGCGTCAATTTTTTACAAGTTCATAATTCATGCTAAGGACTTATTTGGCATGTTATTACTATTTGCAAGCCTGCTTGCATTTATCAGCGGTAATTCCGAGCTAGGAATTGTAATCCTCGGAGTTGTATTGCTTAACATTTTCTTTAGCATGTTCCAAGAAGCACGTGCAGAAAAAGCTATACAAACTCTAAAACGTTGGATACCCGAATACACCAAAGTCCTTCGGGATGGAGAACTCACGAAAGTACTCGTGAAAGAAATTGTTCCCGGTGACATCATAATCTTGGAGGAAGGCGACCGCGTACCTGCTGACGCACGATTGATTGAAGTATTCGATTTATGGACTAATAATGTTCCGTTAACAGGAGAATCTGAACCGCAACCCCGTTCGGTGGAGCCGTCTGAAACTCGGGAAACTGCTTACATACACTCAACTAACTTGGTTTTTATGAGCACCAGCGTTGCAAAAGGTCAAGGAAAAGCAGTTGTCATCACCACGGGGATGAATACCCAATTTGGCAAGATAGCTAGTTTAACCCAAGAAGTACGTGAAGAAGCAAGCCCTTTGCACAGAGAAATTGAACGAATGGCAAAAATTGACCTTGTATTCGCTTTAATCGTCGCTGTTATCTTTTTTTTAGTTAGCTTACTCTGGCTAAAAGTGGACTTTGCAACTAGCATCCTTTTCATGATTGGCATTATGATCTGCTTTGTTCCTGAAGGTTTGCAAGTCACAGTTTCAAGTGCGCTAGCCATTAACGTTCTAAAAATGGTTAAAGAAAACGTTCTCGTCAAACGTTTGTCTGCAGTCCAAACCCTAGGCAGCGTCACCGTCATTTGCACAGATAAAACAGGAACAATCACAAAGGGAGAAATGACAGTCAAGAAATTGTGGATTAACAACCAAATTGTTGAAGTCTCAGGTATTGGCTATAAACCAATAGGTTACTTTACCATAAACGGCAAACGGTTAAAAAAATCCGAGGTCGAAACCACCCAACAACTCCTCAAAATCTCTGCTTTGTGCAACGGAGCTAAAATAGATCCACCGTCAGATACTAACAAGTCTTGGAACATTATCGGAGACCCAACAGATGGAGCTTTAATGGTTGCAGCCTTGAAATTTGATTTAAACATTAAAGAACTGCTCATTGAAAAACCAATAATCAACATAATTCCGTTTGACTTCGCTAGGAAAAAAATGACAACCATCCATAAGGTTGACGATGAAGTTTATGTTTATACTAAAGGCGCCCCCAGAAACATACTTTCAATTTGCAATAAGATAGACATGAACGGCAAGACAGTGAACTTAACAAGTGAGAACCTTTGTCTTGTAGAAAAAAAACTCCAACAGTTTGCCCAAGAAGGACTAAGAGTAATAGCAGTTGCTTACAAGAACATTTCAAGCAACAATTACTCAAAAAACATGAACGTTGAAAAAGACATGGTTTTTGTCGGTTTAGCTGCTATGATGGATCCTCCAAGACTTGAAGTAAGAGACGCAGTTATTAAAGCAAAACAGGCAGGCATAAAAACGGTCATAATTACGGGGGATTACGGACCAACAGCCAAATTTATTGCTCAAGAAGTAGGCATACTTACTCGTGACGCATCTACTATAATTCGCGGCGTTGACTTGGACAATCTTGACGACCAAGCAATTAATGATACAGTCAAAACAGGCAACGTAATTTTCGCACGGGTCTCCCCTGAACAAAAACTTCGGGTTGTAAAAGTATTGAAAAAGAATGGCGAAGTCGTAGCGGTCACAGGAGATGGCGCTAACGATGCACCATCACTAAAAGAAGCTGACGTTGGAATATCAATGGGAGTTTCAGGAACAGATGTTGCCAGAGAAGCATCAGATATTGTTCTGCTAGATGATAGCTTTGAATCAATTGTCAAAGCGGTAGAATCAGGCCGTGTTATTTACGAAAATATCAGAAAGTTCATTGTCTATGTTTTTTCGCATAACTGGGCAGAATTCATTCCTTACTTGTTGTATGCAACGATTGGAATACCTTTGCCATTACTGGTCGTGCAGATTTTAGCAATTGACCTAGGAATTGATGTTATTCCTTCTTTGGCTCTAAGCCGTGAACCTGCAGAGTTAGGAATTATGGAAGAACCCCCACGAAGCATCAAAGAGAGGTTATTTACTGCTAAAGTCATTGCTCGTTCCATATACATAGGAATAGTAATTGCAATTGTTGCAATGTATGGTTGCCTGAGCGTTTGGTCTTCAGGTGGTTGGAGTTTAGGGATGCCTTTGGCTTCTGATGACCCAATTTACATTAAAGGTACAACAATGGTTTTTGCTGCTATAGTCGTCGGCCAAGTTGGAAATGTCTTGACATGCAGAACTAATAAACAGTCCATCTTCAAGACAAGCATCAAAACAAACATGTGGATACTGTTAGGCATAATAACTCAGTTATCCATACTGTCAGTGCTGATTTATGCACCTCCGCTTCAGTCAATTTTTGGCACTACAGCATTAAACATAATGGATTGGGCATACTTAGCAATGGTTCCAATAGCAGTAATAGTTGCAGAGGAAATTCGTAAATTTTTCTCTAGGCGACTTTCAAAAAAAGAAATTAACCCAATGCATGATCATTAA
- a CDS encoding MGMT family protein produces MLNCTALIPVGYVTTYGGIAKVAGGIARSVGRVQASNPVPLLIPCHRVVQSDFSIGGYGYGKQVKMEILQRENRGYEESKTIKIGDNELVLFPVERVKQG; encoded by the coding sequence GTGCTTAACTGCACGGCGTTAATTCCTGTTGGATACGTAACAACTTATGGAGGCATAGCTAAAGTGGCAGGGGGTATTGCAAGGTCGGTGGGGCGTGTTCAGGCGTCTAATCCTGTTCCGTTGTTGATTCCGTGCCATAGGGTTGTTCAGTCTGATTTTAGTATAGGCGGTTATGGATATGGAAAACAAGTGAAAATGGAAATTCTTCAACGGGAAAACAGGGGTTACGAAGAGTCAAAGACCATAAAAATTGGGGATAATGAGTTGGTTTTGTTCCCTGTGGAAAGGGTTAAGCAGGGATAG
- a CDS encoding GNAT family N-acetyltransferase — protein sequence MNNSFEELTVVTRNKAQRAVKTLEKAFETYPLLKYYYPEKPIREKVTNYFLSFVVYSGIKYGEVFGTSPNFEGVVVWLPSQNYPLTFWKILRTVPISKIFNFGRYGGSKMTNFINHLDTVHKDMTPFKHLFLQTIGVAPKFQDKGFGKRLIQPMLQRLDDEKIPCYLETIDEKNVAFYQRFGFEIIDKSNIPETNFVNWAMLRTDKG from the coding sequence ATGAATAATTCTTTTGAAGAACTTACAGTTGTGACTAGAAACAAAGCACAACGCGCAGTCAAAACATTGGAAAAAGCATTTGAGACTTATCCTCTGCTTAAATATTACTATCCAGAAAAACCAATAAGGGAAAAGGTTACAAATTATTTTTTATCTTTTGTTGTTTATAGTGGAATAAAATATGGAGAAGTTTTTGGGACCTCCCCAAATTTTGAGGGCGTCGTGGTATGGCTACCGTCACAAAATTATCCTTTAACATTTTGGAAAATACTACGAACTGTTCCAATATCAAAAATATTCAATTTTGGACGCTATGGAGGTTCAAAGATGACTAATTTTATTAATCATTTAGACACTGTGCACAAAGATATGACTCCATTCAAACATTTGTTTTTACAAACAATTGGTGTAGCCCCAAAATTTCAGGATAAAGGTTTCGGAAAACGGTTGATTCAACCAATGCTTCAAAGGCTAGACGATGAAAAAATACCTTGTTACTTGGAAACAATTGATGAAAAAAATGTTGCATTCTATCAACGTTTTGGTTTTGAAATTATTGACAAATCAAACATACCTGAAACTAATTTCGTAAATTGGGCAATGTTGAGAACGGATAAAGGATAA
- a CDS encoding nicotinamide-nucleotide adenylyltransferase, which produces MKRGVFVGRFQPFHKGHLEFIKNIMKEVNELVIVVGSAQYSHNFDNPFTAGERMTMIRQALVEEGIKLSRIWIVPVPDVHQHALWVSQLVGYCPKFDVVYANEPLTSRLFIESGFEVKPMPFINRKEYSATEIRHRMVINQNWEELVPNTTAKFIKQIDGDIRLRDLHKTDKMNY; this is translated from the coding sequence TTGAAGCGAGGCGTGTTTGTTGGAAGGTTTCAGCCATTTCATAAAGGGCATTTAGAGTTCATCAAAAACATCATGAAAGAAGTTAATGAACTGGTAATAGTCGTAGGCAGTGCACAATACAGTCACAACTTTGATAATCCCTTCACTGCTGGCGAGCGCATGACCATGATTCGACAAGCCCTAGTGGAAGAAGGAATTAAACTTTCACGAATTTGGATAGTTCCAGTTCCAGACGTTCACCAACATGCTTTGTGGGTTTCCCAGTTAGTTGGATATTGCCCAAAATTTGACGTCGTCTACGCTAACGAACCGTTAACCAGCAGGTTATTTATCGAGTCAGGGTTTGAAGTGAAACCCATGCCTTTCATTAACCGAAAAGAATATTCTGCTACAGAAATTCGCCACCGCATGGTAATAAACCAAAACTGGGAAGAACTTGTCCCAAACACCACAGCCAAATTCATAAAACAAATCGACGGCGACATCAGACTCCGCGACTTACACAAGACAGACAAAATGAACTACTAA
- a CDS encoding PRC-barrel domain-containing protein has protein sequence MKVGCLNGKRVITSQGKFLGEVEDTEISVDGWSVTHLHVSLEKEISEALHFENPFLGSVKVLLPVATVDVVGDVIVLNKTIDELKEMKEFKPQK, from the coding sequence TTGAAAGTTGGATGTTTAAATGGAAAAAGGGTAATAACGTCACAAGGCAAATTTTTGGGCGAAGTTGAAGATACTGAAATTAGTGTTGATGGGTGGAGTGTTACACATTTACATGTCAGTTTGGAAAAAGAAATCAGTGAAGCACTTCATTTTGAAAATCCATTTCTAGGTTCGGTAAAAGTCCTTTTACCGGTCGCCACTGTTGATGTCGTTGGTGATGTAATCGTTCTAAATAAGACAATTGATGAACTAAAAGAGATGAAAGAGTTCAAACCACAAAAGTAA